From one Rattus norvegicus strain BN/NHsdMcwi chromosome 7, GRCr8, whole genome shotgun sequence genomic stretch:
- the Rarg gene encoding retinoic acid receptor gamma isoform X1: MCSDLQGCRESMITSIFPRASRVAMYDCMESFVPGPRRLYGAAGPGAGLLRRATGSSCFAGLESFAWAQPASLQSVETQSTSSEEMVPSSPSPPPPPRVYKPCFVCNDKSSGYHYGVSSCEGCKGFFRRSIQKNMVYTCHRDKNCIINKVTRNRCQYCRLQKCFEVGMSKEAVRNDRNKKKKEVKEEGPPDNYELSPQLEELITKVSKAHQETFPSLCQLGKYTTNSSADHRVQLDLGLWDKFSELATKCIIKIVEFAKRLPGFTGLSIADQITLLKAACLDILMLRICTRYTPEQDTMTFSDGLTLNRTQMHNAGFGPLTDLVFAFAGQLLPLEMDDTETGLLSAICLICGDRMDLEEPEKVDKLQEPLLEALRLYARRRRPSQPYMFPRMLMKITDLRGISTKGAERAITLKMEIPGPMPPLIREMLENPEMFEDDSSKPGPHPKASSEDEAPGSQGKRGQSPQPDQGP, encoded by the exons ATGTGTTCAGACCTCCAGGGCTGTCGAGAGAGCATGATTACAAGCATTTTCCCCCGAGCCAG CCGGGTCGCGATGTACGACTGCATGGAATCGTTTGTCCCGGGTCCGCGACGGCTGTATGGGGCGGCCGGGCCCGGGGCCGGCTTGCTACGCAGAGCCACTGGCAGCTCCTGTTTCGCCGGACTTGAGTCTTTTGCCTGGGCACAGCCTGCCAGTCTACAAT CCGTGGAGACTCAGAGCACCAGCTCCGAGGAGATGGTGCCCAgctctccctcacccccaccacCTCCTCGGGTCTATAAGCCGTGCTTTGTATGCAACGACAAGTCTTCCGGCTACCACTATGGGGTCAGCTCCTGCGAAGGCTGCAAG GGCTTCTTCAGACGCAGCATCCAGAAAAACATGGTGTATACGTGTCACCGTGACAAAAACTGTATCATCAACAAGGTAACCAGGAATCGGTGCCAGTACTGCCGGCTGCAAAAGTGTTTCGAAGTGGGCATGTCCAAGGAAG CTGTAAGGAATGACcggaacaagaagaaaaaggaggtaAAGGAAGAAGGCCCACCAGACAACTACGAACTGAGTCCACAGTTAGAGGAGCTCATCACCAAGGTCAGCAAAGCCCACCAGGAGACTTTCCCCTCACTCTGCCAGCTGGGCAAGTACACCACG AACTCCAGCGCAGATCACCGGGTGCAACTGGACCTGGGGCTGTGGGACAAGTTCAGTGAGCTGGCCACCAAATGCATCATCAAGATTGTGGAGTTTGCGAAGCGGCTGCCTGGTTTTACAGGACTCAGCATTGCTGACCAGATCACGCTGCTCAAGGCCGCCTGCCTGGACATCCTA ATGCTACGGATCTGTACAAGGTATACCCCAGAGCAAGACACCATGACATTCTCGGATGGGCTGACCCTGAACCGAACCCAGATGCACAATGCTGGCTTTGGGCCCCTTACAGACCTCGTCTTCGCCTTTGCGGGGCAGCTCCTGCCCTTGGAGATGGATGACACGGAGACTGGGCTGCTTAGTGCTATCTGCCTCATCTGTGGAG ACCGAATGGACCTGGAAGAACCCGAGAAGGTGgacaagctgcaggagcccctgTTGGAAGCCCTAAGGCTTTATGCCCGGCGACGGAGACCCAGCCAACCATACATGTTTCCAAGGATGCTCATGAAAATCACAGACCTCCGGGGCATCAGCACCAAGG GAGCAGAAAGAGCTATAACCCTCAAGATGGAGATTCCAGGCCCGATGCCCCCCCTGATCCGAGAGATGCTGGAGAACCCTGAGATGTTTGAGGACGACTCCTCGAAGCCTGGCCCCCACCCCAAGGCTTCCAGTGAGGATGAAgctccagggagccagggaaaaCGGGGCCAAAGTCCCCAACCTGACCAGGGCCCCTGA
- the Rarg gene encoding retinoic acid receptor gamma isoform 2 (isoform 2 is encoded by transcript variant 2) has translation MLALPLPPPGAGHCGGRRGNGLRVLGVLAPSFSPSRVAMYDCMESFVPGPRRLYGAAGPGAGLLRRATGSSCFAGLESFAWAQPASLQSVETQSTSSEEMVPSSPSPPPPPRVYKPCFVCNDKSSGYHYGVSSCEGCKGFFRRSIQKNMVYTCHRDKNCIINKVTRNRCQYCRLQKCFEVGMSKEAVRNDRNKKKKEVKEEGPPDNYELSPQLEELITKVSKAHQETFPSLCQLGKYTTNSSADHRVQLDLGLWDKFSELATKCIIKIVEFAKRLPGFTGLSIADQITLLKAACLDILMLRICTRYTPEQDTMTFSDGLTLNRTQMHNAGFGPLTDLVFAFAGQLLPLEMDDTETGLLSAICLICGDRMDLEEPEKVDKLQEPLLEALRLYARRRRPSQPYMFPRMLMKITDLRGISTKGAERAITLKMEIPGPMPPLIREMLENPEMFEDDSSKPGPHPKASSEDEAPGSQGKRGQSPQPDQGP, from the exons ATGctagccctccccctcccccctccaggaGCGGGGCACTgcggggggaggagggggaatgggCTGCGGGTCCTTGGTGTTCTAGCACCCAGTTTCTCTCCAAGCCGGGTCGCGATGTACGACTGCATGGAATCGTTTGTCCCGGGTCCGCGACGGCTGTATGGGGCGGCCGGGCCCGGGGCCGGCTTGCTACGCAGAGCCACTGGCAGCTCCTGTTTCGCCGGACTTGAGTCTTTTGCCTGGGCACAGCCTGCCAGTCTACAAT CCGTGGAGACTCAGAGCACCAGCTCCGAGGAGATGGTGCCCAgctctccctcacccccaccacCTCCTCGGGTCTATAAGCCGTGCTTTGTATGCAACGACAAGTCTTCCGGCTACCACTATGGGGTCAGCTCCTGCGAAGGCTGCAAG GGCTTCTTCAGACGCAGCATCCAGAAAAACATGGTGTATACGTGTCACCGTGACAAAAACTGTATCATCAACAAGGTAACCAGGAATCGGTGCCAGTACTGCCGGCTGCAAAAGTGTTTCGAAGTGGGCATGTCCAAGGAAG CTGTAAGGAATGACcggaacaagaagaaaaaggaggtaAAGGAAGAAGGCCCACCAGACAACTACGAACTGAGTCCACAGTTAGAGGAGCTCATCACCAAGGTCAGCAAAGCCCACCAGGAGACTTTCCCCTCACTCTGCCAGCTGGGCAAGTACACCACG AACTCCAGCGCAGATCACCGGGTGCAACTGGACCTGGGGCTGTGGGACAAGTTCAGTGAGCTGGCCACCAAATGCATCATCAAGATTGTGGAGTTTGCGAAGCGGCTGCCTGGTTTTACAGGACTCAGCATTGCTGACCAGATCACGCTGCTCAAGGCCGCCTGCCTGGACATCCTA ATGCTACGGATCTGTACAAGGTATACCCCAGAGCAAGACACCATGACATTCTCGGATGGGCTGACCCTGAACCGAACCCAGATGCACAATGCTGGCTTTGGGCCCCTTACAGACCTCGTCTTCGCCTTTGCGGGGCAGCTCCTGCCCTTGGAGATGGATGACACGGAGACTGGGCTGCTTAGTGCTATCTGCCTCATCTGTGGAG ACCGAATGGACCTGGAAGAACCCGAGAAGGTGgacaagctgcaggagcccctgTTGGAAGCCCTAAGGCTTTATGCCCGGCGACGGAGACCCAGCCAACCATACATGTTTCCAAGGATGCTCATGAAAATCACAGACCTCCGGGGCATCAGCACCAAGG GAGCAGAAAGAGCTATAACCCTCAAGATGGAGATTCCAGGCCCGATGCCCCCCCTGATCCGAGAGATGCTGGAGAACCCTGAGATGTTTGAGGACGACTCCTCGAAGCCTGGCCCCCACCCCAAGGCTTCCAGTGAGGATGAAgctccagggagccagggaaaaCGGGGCCAAAGTCCCCAACCTGACCAGGGCCCCTGA
- the Rarg gene encoding retinoic acid receptor gamma isoform X3 translates to MLALPLPPPGAGHCGGRRGNGLRVLGVLAPSFSPSRVAMYDCMESFVPGPRRLYGAAGPGAGLLRRATGSSCFAGLESFAWAQPASLQSVETQSTSSEEMVPSSPSPPPPPRVYKPCFVCNDKSSGYHYGVSSCEGCKGFFRRSIQKNMVYTCHRDKNCIINKVTRNRCQYCRLQKCFEVGMSKEAVRNDRNKKKKEVKEEGPPDNYELSPQLEELITKVSKAHQETFPSLCQLGKYTTNSSADHRVQLDLGLWDKFSELATKCIIKIVEFAKRLPGFTGLSIADQITLLKAACLDILVLALLTGNRTYLGVLPRGQH, encoded by the exons ATGctagccctccccctcccccctccaggaGCGGGGCACTgcggggggaggagggggaatgggCTGCGGGTCCTTGGTGTTCTAGCACCCAGTTTCTCTCCAAGCCGGGTCGCGATGTACGACTGCATGGAATCGTTTGTCCCGGGTCCGCGACGGCTGTATGGGGCGGCCGGGCCCGGGGCCGGCTTGCTACGCAGAGCCACTGGCAGCTCCTGTTTCGCCGGACTTGAGTCTTTTGCCTGGGCACAGCCTGCCAGTCTACAAT CCGTGGAGACTCAGAGCACCAGCTCCGAGGAGATGGTGCCCAgctctccctcacccccaccacCTCCTCGGGTCTATAAGCCGTGCTTTGTATGCAACGACAAGTCTTCCGGCTACCACTATGGGGTCAGCTCCTGCGAAGGCTGCAAG GGCTTCTTCAGACGCAGCATCCAGAAAAACATGGTGTATACGTGTCACCGTGACAAAAACTGTATCATCAACAAGGTAACCAGGAATCGGTGCCAGTACTGCCGGCTGCAAAAGTGTTTCGAAGTGGGCATGTCCAAGGAAG CTGTAAGGAATGACcggaacaagaagaaaaaggaggtaAAGGAAGAAGGCCCACCAGACAACTACGAACTGAGTCCACAGTTAGAGGAGCTCATCACCAAGGTCAGCAAAGCCCACCAGGAGACTTTCCCCTCACTCTGCCAGCTGGGCAAGTACACCACG AACTCCAGCGCAGATCACCGGGTGCAACTGGACCTGGGGCTGTGGGACAAGTTCAGTGAGCTGGCCACCAAATGCATCATCAAGATTGTGGAGTTTGCGAAGCGGCTGCCTGGTTTTACAGGACTCAGCATTGCTGACCAGATCACGCTGCTCAAGGCCGCCTGCCTGGACATCCTA GTTCTGGCTTTACTTACTGGGAACCGAACCTACTTAGGAGTCCTTCCTCGGGGGCAGCACTAA